The stretch of DNA TGTTCAAGCTGCTCGCATTTACAGGGGCAAAGAACGTTTTAGACGCGGGCTGCGGCGAAGGAATCGTATACAGAGCGATGCAGGAACGCGGGTACACCGGCAGGTGGACGGGATTTGATTTCAGTGACGAGGCCATCAGGTTCGCAAAGATAGCATCGCCGGAAGCGGATTGGCACGTGGGCAGCGCCTATGAAATACCGTTCAAGGACGAGCAGTTCGACGTTGTGTTTTGTTCGCAAGTCCTGGAGCATCTTCCGAATCCGGAGAAGCCGCTGGCGGAGCTCGACCGTGTCGCGGAGCACTGGCTGCTGATTTCGGTGCCGTATGAGCCGATTTTCAGAACGCTGACGTGGTTTTCAATCAAGCTGGGTTTGGGACAGGATCCCGGTCACTGCAATCATTGGAAGCCCGCAGAATTCCGATCCTTTCTGCGCAAAGCGGGAAAACTGCACGCGTGGGAACGGACGACAATCTACCAGATTGGATTGGTGGACGTACGACCGAAGCATCATTCGACTCCGGTGTAACGGCTGAGATTCGTGCGAAATGCGAAGAAAGCGCAATTTGCATTCTGCACGGACGAGATGCTATAGGTTGAATTCGCACAGCGAGTTGTTGGTAACGCGCGACTGTTGCTGAGTTGATTGAGCACAGTTGATCCGCAGGAGTGACACGGGTCAACAAACTAACTATTATTAGTCATAACGAGATCGCCGTTCCGTTGACCCGGAGCGGCGATTCTTTTTTGTTCAGGTCCGGCCTTTGCCAATAGGGAAATCGTGATACGACGATGTGAAAGCGAATTTACGATGAACAGCAATGGGTGGAACGTGTCTGAACAGCGGGTACCGATAGACATACTGCTGATCGAAGATCGGGATGAAGCCATCGAGATGGTGGAAGGCGCGATTGCCGAGACAAGGCTCCGCAATCGCATGGTGGTCGCGAGATCACAATTGGAGGCCTTGCACTACTTGCGGCACACGGTGGCTTTCGGGCCACTGGACGCAGACCATGGCATCACGAAACCGGGTTTGATCCTGCTCGACATTAATATGGACAGCCAGCAAGGGTTCGATGTGCTGCATGAGATTCGCACGGATCCGAAGCTGATGACGATTCCGGTGGTGGTTCTTACGGACAACTTGGCCGAGTCGGACTTAGCGTACACGATTTCGCACGGAGTCACGGGATATTTTCTGAAGCCGATGGACCCGGGGCAACTGAGAAAGGTCGTACGCGACGTGGAAGACCACTGGAACCTGCTGTGGAACGCTCCCTGCGCAAATTGATGATTACCTGACTGGATGCGAAGAGACTCTGTCATACGATGAACAAGAACGCCCGCCGGAATCCGGCGGGCGTTGATGCTTTAACTCGTCACGGTTCAGGCGGGCTGCGGCCTGGGCGGAGATTTTTTTACAGATTGCAGAGCGGCGAGACGATTGTGCGCGTCAAGCGCGGCAGTCTTGTAGCACTCGGCGAGAGTCGGATAGTTGAAAACGGCATTGATGAGATAGTCAATGGTGCCATTGTGCGCGATCACGGCCTGTCCGATGTGAATCAGTTCAGTTGCGCCGGTTCCGATGGCGTGCACGCCCAGCAGTCTGCGTGTCCGCTGGTCAACAATGAGTTTCACGACACCGGTTTCATCGCCGAGAATTTGCCCGCGGGCAATTTCCTTGTAACGCGCGACGCCGATTTCGTAGGGAATGGACTCTTGTGTCAGCAATTCCTCAGTGGCGCCGACCGTGGAGATTTCGGGAATCGTATAGATGCCGTAAGGATAGATGTCGGGGACTTGCTTTTCATCTTCATAACCGAACGCATCCAACGCGGCAAGCCGTCCTTGCTCCATGGAGGTGCTGGCAAGCGCCGGAAAGCCGATAACGTCTCCCACTGCGAAGATGTGCGGCACGTTTGTCCGGTAGCGCGAGTTCACGGCGATTTTGCCGCGCTTGTCCACTTCGAGTCCCGCTTTTGCCGCATCAATCAAATCGGCATTCGCCTGTCTGCCGGCAGAATAGAGAGCGACGTCGGTGACGACGATTTTGCCGGACGCGAGTTTTGTCACGGCGTGAGGTGTGTCGCCGCTCTTGTCCACGGTGACCTGTTCAACTTTTTCGCCAAGGCGAAAGACGACATTGAGTTGACGAAGCTGATAGACGAGCGCGTCAACGATTTCAGTGTCCACAAAGCTCAGCAGCTCTTTGGCCTGGTCTATCACAGTGACACGGACGCCAAGAGCGGCGAAGATGCTGGCATATTCGAGACCGATAACGCCGCCGCCGATGCAGGTCATTGTGCGAGGAATTGTTTTGATATCAAGAATGGAGTCAGCGTTCAAGATGGTCACGCCGTCATGTTCGACACCGGGCGGCATGTAGGGCCGCGTGCCGACAGCGATAACCGCGAAATCCGTTTTGAGTTCGTGTTCGTCGTCACCATGCTCGACGATTATGGTGTGCGGGTCGCTGAACCTACCGGTTCCGACAAAGATGTCGACGTTGTTACGAGTCAATTGTGACCGCACGACTTCCCATTCGCGAGTCATTACTATCTGAGTGCGGATTCGGAGATCTTCGGCAGTGATGTTCTCCTTGTTGCGATAGGTCGCACCATAAAAGGCGCGCTGCTGCAGGCCGGAGAGATGCAGAGCGGCTTCGCGCATCGTTTTTGACGGAATGGTGCCGGTGGCCACGCAGACTCCGCCGAGTTCCCGCATGCGTTCCACGATGGCGACTCTTTTCCCTTTTTTCGCCGCAGAAATCGCAGCCCGGGTACCGCCGGGCCCGCTGCCAATAACGACCAAATCGTACTTTTCTTGGGGCATATGCAGTTGTGCTAAACGAGTTTGAACTATTCCAGACCCGACAATATATGAAGTGAATTGCCAGCTTGCAACTATTACTCCATGCGATGTTGCAATTCGCCGTCATTTGCTTGAAGTTTTGTCGCTGGCAATGTTATCCAACATCATGCAAAACAGCACATTCCAAACATCCGGCCTGTTGGCCTTGAGCTTGCAACCGAGAGACACGAACCTTTTTCCAAGCAGAGTTGACATGAATCAGCGTGGCGTTACTACCCTTGAACTCTTGATGGTCGTAGTCATCATCGGCATTTTGACGATGGTGACGATGACCGAGTTTTTCAAAGTGCATAACAGAGCTTATGTCGGTGCGGCGCTTTCTGATTTGCAAGTCATTCGCAAGGCGATGGCAATGCACGACGCGGAGTGGGGGTATTTTCCGCCGAATGACGCGAACTCAATGCCGGACTTGATTTCTCAACTGCTCGATCCGATGGGGCAGCCCTATCTGACTCCGCCGTCGGGCGACAACTGGAACACGTTCAGCTATGACGCTCCGGATCCTTCGGACCTGCAAGCCGACTATGACTTGACAGTGATTTGCAACGATCACTTCAACACACAGATAACCGTACACTGGGATTCACGAATTGACTTCCTGCGATTAGGTCCGTGAGCCTAAGCAGGGTCAATTATTTTCAGACGACGGCCGACTTTTTCAGAGTCGGCCGTTTTGCATTTTGCGAACTGGAAAGAATGAGAGGAGTTGTCGATAAGTGTGTCGTGTTTTTTTTCGGGCAAGTGTGAAAATCTGTTCGCTCCTCTGCTTTTCCCTTTGAGGGTCTGGAATTTTCCAAATTTTTTTCAGTCAATATTTTACGGACAGGATGAAATCGCAATCGTCATATTATTTGATGCGGCGAGTTGAAATTACACGTGGTCTTGCGCCGTCGTAGTTTCGCAACGTATATTTAGGGTGTTTAAGATAGAGTGCTTATTTGGCAAACTGAGGAGAAGCCTGATGACAAAGATGAAGATTCTGCTTTTTGCCGCAGCAATGATTGTGGTCAGCAGTATTGGCGTAAAGCCTGCGCATGCGTGGTGTGATCCGGGTGAGGTGTTCTGCGGATTTGTGGTTGACACGACCGTGCGCTTCGGTCATGACGATGTGGAGCGCTACAAGGTTTCCAGCACGGGCCCGTACTGCACGCCGGGCGGTTCCGATGACCGTTGGCGCGGGAAGGCGCATGTTTATCGCATCGCGCCGCAAAACGCCGCCGTTCCCGATCCGCTGTGGATTTCTTTGGACTGGAATGACGACCCAACGACTTCGCGCGACGACTTGATTCTGGTCGTACTTGAAGACTGTGACGCGAACAAGTGCCTCGGCGCTGATCCCCACTTCCTGGAGTTTTCCACTCAGAACGGGAATCGTCTGCCGAACAACGACTCGAACGGTTATTGGATTATCGTTGACAGCCGCCGTGACACAACGGTTGCCTACACGCTTAACATTTACTGCGGAGACTTTCCGTTCAGCGTCGAACTTTCGTCGTTTTCAGCAGTTCGCACGCAGGAAGGCGTCGCGGTCAACTGGAGCACCGCCTCTGAGACCGACAACGATCGCTTTGAAGTTTCGCGCCGCGAACTTGGCAGCGATGAATGGATGACGGTCGGAGTGGTCGCCGGCAACGGAACGAGCTCCGCTCAGCATGATTACAGCATCGTTGACCGCTCGGTGAGCAACGCGGGTTACTATTATCAGCTTGCGGGCTTTGACGCGAACGGCAACTCGCAGGTGTTCGGTTCTGTCATCGTCGAGTCCGTAACGGAAGTTGTACCGGCGGTGAATTCGTACGAGCTTACAGGCAACTACCCGAATCCGTTCAACCCGACGACGAACATTCAGTTCTCGGTTGGCGAGACCGCCGAGATTACGCTGAATGTTTACGACGTGCAGGGCCGCATCGTGGCCGAACTTGTGAACGGCGTCGTTGAAGCGGGTGCGCATGAGATCGCTTTCGACGCGACCGGATTAACGTCCGGAGTGTATTTTGCGCAGATGCGCGGCACGTTCGGCAGCGACGTGATGAAGATGGTCCTGATGAAGTAATCAGGTTTTGTATTGAGACGAAAGGCCGGTGTTTCCACACCGGCCTTTTCTATTTCAGGTCAACAAGCACGTCCGGCCTCAGGAAGTAGAGATGTTTGCGAGCGGGCGAACGGCCAAACAGTTTCTCGAACAGCGCAGCGTATGTGTCAATTTGTTCGCGATGATACTCTGTTCTCACGCCGACGGCTTCAGCGGGAATGTCATCCGACTTGTAGTCAAGCAGCACCCACTCGCCCGAAGCGGTTTCAAAGATCAGGTCAACGAATTTCGAGACGGGAGTGCCATCGGCTACGGCGACAATCGGCAGCTCCGTAATAACCGTTTTGGCCTGCGGCAGGTCAACGGTGAAGAGACTGGAAGCGGTGACATTTTCAATAATTCTGTCGGCTTCATCAAGTTCAGATGGATTCAGTTTGGATCCGCGCTGAACGAGTGTCCGTGCATGGTCGAGTTTGCGTCCCTTTGCAATCTGTTCCAGGACGGCATGCACGTAGATACCGATTTTGCGCGCGCGTACCTGCCGCCAATCAACGGCAGTATCCTCTTCTTCCGTCCGGACAAAGGCCGGCCTAAGAGAGTTGACACGGCTTTCCAGCGAGGCTTGCCACTCTGCGTACTCCGCAATTCCCCGGTCTGAGACATCGGCATTCCATTTGAGACGCGAGGCAAGTGGTCGATAGTCCCTTAGGAGCACTGCGTTTGACGATGTCCGTACGGCCAGCGTGTTGTCAACGCACGGCAGATTGTCCTTGTCCAACGGATAGCGCGCCAACAGCGGTTCGGGGATTTTGGGCTTGGATGACTTGTGGCTCGTCCGCTGCCAAGCGAGAGGCAGAATCAGTTTCCTGCGAGCGCGTGTCATTCCGACATAAAGAAGGCGATTCAGCTCCGCAGTGTGCGCAAGCACTTCCTGACCGGAGATTGTCTCCCAATTCAACGTGCAGTACCCGCCGTTATTCGCAGAAATTCCGATTTCATGACCGGTATCATTGATGTTTTTCAGGACAGTCCAATCGCCGTCATTTTGTTTCGATTCGTCGTAGCGGAAGATATAGACATGGTCAAACTCCAGACCTTTGGCCTTGTGCAGCGACATAATCTGAACTGCGCGCCGTTCATCGTCGTGGGCATCCAGTTCCGTATTCTGCACGAGTTTCGTCATGGAGGAGATCCGCTCGACGATTGAGGACAGCGACGGCGTGCCGATTTGCTCAAAGCGCCGTACGTATTCGACCAGCGTCTGGATGTTCTGCACGCGCTGTGTGCCTTCCGACTTCAGGCCGAAGATCAATTCCGTGTGGGTGACCGCAAGCAGCTCTTCGATCAGTGCGCTTGGACTCATGTGCTTGCTTTTCCTGTGCCATGAGAGCAAGCTGTCCAGCGCGGCGCCCACCGGACCGGTGCGCGGGAGGTTATCCGTGTAAACGAAACTGCCGCCGGACAGTTTATGTTCGAAGAGTTGATCATCCGACAATGCAAACCAGACCGAGCGCAGTGCGCCGATTACCGCGACAGTATGCTGGGGGTTGGAAATGGCAAGAAGCATGGTCAGCACGGATTCAATTTCGACGCGTCCGACGTAGGCCTCATTGATGAAGCTGATGAAGGGAATGTCCCGCGCGCCAAGCGCCTCCTGCAACCGAGATATGTGCGTGCCCGAACGCATGAGAATCGCCACTTGCGAAAAGCAGAAGCCGGGAGTATTTTGAGCTAACGTATTGATGTGTTCGGCGATGGCGGCGGCTTCCCATTTGGCAGCAAGCGCCGCGTTTTGCGACAGCCGGTCGTACGTGGCCGGCGGCACAAGCAGTTCCACTGCACGGTCATCGTCGCTCGCCTCATCGGAGGGAACAAGATCCACGTAGTCTGACTCGTACTCATTCCGCGCACTCATCAGCGGCCGCGTGATTTCGTTGACTTCGGAGAGAATGCCTTTGAAGCTTCGGAAGTTTTTCGTTATGGTAAGCTTGTTGCCTTCCTTTTCGATTTCGGAGGCGACTTTGTTGTAAATGCGCACGTCAGCGCCGCGAAACCGGTAGATAGATTGCTTCGGGTCGCCGACCACGAACAGTTTGCCGGGTTCGAGCTCAATGTCCTGCCATCGCGTCACATGAGTTAGTTTTGATTCGCAGATGTAGAAAAGAATTTCGGCCTGAACTGGATCGGTGTCCTGAAACTCGTCAATGTGGACATGGTCAAATCTGCTCTTGAAGAAGTCCCGCGCAATTTTGGAATCCCGGAGCATGTTCCGGCAGAGCAGCAATTGGTCGTCAAAACCAATCATGCCCCGGCTGCGCAGGGATTCGCGGAATTGCAGCACAGCCGGGGCAAGCCAGCGTTTGCAATCGCTGCAGACGACAGACATGGCTGTGTTTCGCAGGTTCCGCACACTCTGTGTAAAATCGGCGTAACGGCTGCGTGCTTCATCCAGCGTTCCGACAGCCCAATTTGATTTGCTTCCTTTTTGTTTTGACGCAGCGTCACCTGCGCTGAGCCACAATACACCTTGATCAGACCAGATTTCCGCAGGCCGGGTGTTGTACCAGTTCAGCGCGCTTTCAATCTGTCTCAGAAGCTTGTCGTCCGGATTGCTGCAATGCTGAATCATGGGGGCGAGGTTTGCGACGGCATGTTCGAGCGGTGCGACTGCCTGCACGACTTCCTCGACCGAGTCGGCGCCCGTGGAAAGCTCATCGGGGTCCAGCATTGACAACACGAGACGGTCGAACAGACTACTCAGACTTTTTGTATCGTTGCCGAGCAAATTCAGACCAAGCAGATCGGCAAAAGCAAAGGACGCGGGCACATCAAGATCGAGAGCTCGTGTCAGCCAGCTCTCGCGAAAATCCTTCATGGCAACTTGCTGTTGCAGTTCATCCAGTGAAGTAAATTCGGGAGGCAGTTTAGCTTCAACGGGCAGCATCCGCAGGAATTCCGCGGCCATGCCGTGAATGGTGTTGATGGTCATGCGGTCGAGGTTTTCAAGGGCTTGACGCGCATGCTGTGATTCAGATTTGCGGAGTTGATTGCGGAGCCGCTGTTTCATCTCGCCCGCCGCTTTAACGGTAAATGTCACGGCGGCAATACGCTCGGGATGAATTCCAGCTTCAATCATGCTGCAGATGCGATTGACGAGGAGCGTCGTTTTTCCGGTACCTGCACCTGCTTCGACCAGAATGGTTTTGCGGAAGTTTTGCTGCGCTTCAAGACGCGCTGCGCTGTCATTCATTGTCGTCGGCTCCGGTTTCTTCCGTATCATCCTTTGCTGTGCGGTTTGTACGAAGGTTGGGAACGGCAGATGAATTAAACGCTTTTCCTGAGTGTCTTTGCGCTCCGCAGGCCAGTTTGACGGAGCAGTATTTACAGGCTGTAGAATCGTCTTCCGCCGGGTCCGGCGCGAAGATGCCGGTGCGTAAATCGGACAACAACGACGCGGCTACGGACAACGCTTCCGCGCGGGACTCGGCATCCGAGGCAACGTCTCGCAATGCGCCGGCGATGTAGTAGTATTGCGCGCTGACATTGGCAGCGGGGGCAGCAGACTCGGCCGCGAGCCGGTAGATTTCCCGCTGCAGCCTGCGCTCCATCTTGCGGGAGTTCTTTTTGGGCGGAGACCCGCTCTTGTAATCAATGATGTTTATTTCCCGGCCAGCGGCATCGCTGTCCCACCGGTCAATGCGGCCCTTGAAGAGTATTTGCTCTTCGTCGGGGAATGTGTAAGGCACGGCCGCGGGCATTGGAGGTTTGCCGAATCCGAAGCTCAACTCCACGTGCCGGGTAAGCCAAACCGTGTCACTGTTGAACAGATCGGCGTAGTATGATTGCAGCAAGAGCAGAATTTGCTGTCTGAGTTTTGCAGCGGCAAAGCGCGACCCAATTGGAAACTTGCGCGCGTAGGACGTAATCTCTTCCAGAGCTATGCTGCGGAGTTCGTCCCATGTGTAGTGTTCGCCGGTCACGGGAAGATTAAGCTTCCGGCCATGATAGCGTTGGAGAATATTGTGCAGAAGAGTTCCCTTTTCGCGTTCGGTAAGCGGAGACAGTTTGTTAACCGATTCGGGCGCGTAAGCCTCCCAGAGCCTTGTCACGAGGAAGCGAAAGGGGCATTTCCAATAGTCTTCGAGCGTGGAAGCCGAAATCGCGATATCGCGCGAGAATGTCGTGTTGAGATGTGCGAGCGCAGTGCTGTTGGAAATGAGTCCGTCGGAATTTGTGT from bacterium encodes:
- a CDS encoding class I SAM-dependent methyltransferase — its product is MPVIEHARKARPEGYTSDNHRKWEFNNSLYQKHLELYLDHMFKLLAFTGAKNVLDAGCGEGIVYRAMQERGYTGRWTGFDFSDEAIRFAKIASPEADWHVGSAYEIPFKDEQFDVVFCSQVLEHLPNPEKPLAELDRVAEHWLLISVPYEPIFRTLTWFSIKLGLGQDPGHCNHWKPAEFRSFLRKAGKLHAWERTTIYQIGLVDVRPKHHSTPV
- a CDS encoding response regulator, yielding MNSNGWNVSEQRVPIDILLIEDRDEAIEMVEGAIAETRLRNRMVVARSQLEALHYLRHTVAFGPLDADHGITKPGLILLDINMDSQQGFDVLHEIRTDPKLMTIPVVVLTDNLAESDLAYTISHGVTGYFLKPMDPGQLRKVVRDVEDHWNLLWNAPCAN
- the sthA gene encoding Si-specific NAD(P)(+) transhydrogenase, whose translation is MPQEKYDLVVIGSGPGGTRAAISAAKKGKRVAIVERMRELGGVCVATGTIPSKTMREAALHLSGLQQRAFYGATYRNKENITAEDLRIRTQIVMTREWEVVRSQLTRNNVDIFVGTGRFSDPHTIIVEHGDDEHELKTDFAVIAVGTRPYMPPGVEHDGVTILNADSILDIKTIPRTMTCIGGGVIGLEYASIFAALGVRVTVIDQAKELLSFVDTEIVDALVYQLRQLNVVFRLGEKVEQVTVDKSGDTPHAVTKLASGKIVVTDVALYSAGRQANADLIDAAKAGLEVDKRGKIAVNSRYRTNVPHIFAVGDVIGFPALASTSMEQGRLAALDAFGYEDEKQVPDIYPYGIYTIPEISTVGATEELLTQESIPYEIGVARYKEIARGQILGDETGVVKLIVDQRTRRLLGVHAIGTGATELIHIGQAVIAHNGTIDYLINAVFNYPTLAECYKTAALDAHNRLAALQSVKKSPPRPQPA
- a CDS encoding prepilin-type N-terminal cleavage/methylation domain-containing protein, with the protein product MNQRGVTTLELLMVVVIIGILTMVTMTEFFKVHNRAYVGAALSDLQVIRKAMAMHDAEWGYFPPNDANSMPDLISQLLDPMGQPYLTPPSGDNWNTFSYDAPDPSDLQADYDLTVICNDHFNTQITVHWDSRIDFLRLGP
- a CDS encoding T9SS type A sorting domain-containing protein: MTKMKILLFAAAMIVVSSIGVKPAHAWCDPGEVFCGFVVDTTVRFGHDDVERYKVSSTGPYCTPGGSDDRWRGKAHVYRIAPQNAAVPDPLWISLDWNDDPTTSRDDLILVVLEDCDANKCLGADPHFLEFSTQNGNRLPNNDSNGYWIIVDSRRDTTVAYTLNIYCGDFPFSVELSSFSAVRTQEGVAVNWSTASETDNDRFEVSRRELGSDEWMTVGVVAGNGTSSAQHDYSIVDRSVSNAGYYYQLAGFDANGNSQVFGSVIVESVTEVVPAVNSYELTGNYPNPFNPTTNIQFSVGETAEITLNVYDVQGRIVAELVNGVVEAGAHEIAFDATGLTSGVYFAQMRGTFGSDVMKMVLMK
- a CDS encoding UvrD-helicase domain-containing protein; this translates as MIRKKPEPTTMNDSAARLEAQQNFRKTILVEAGAGTGKTTLLVNRICSMIEAGIHPERIAAVTFTVKAAGEMKQRLRNQLRKSESQHARQALENLDRMTINTIHGMAAEFLRMLPVEAKLPPEFTSLDELQQQVAMKDFRESWLTRALDLDVPASFAFADLLGLNLLGNDTKSLSSLFDRLVLSMLDPDELSTGADSVEEVVQAVAPLEHAVANLAPMIQHCSNPDDKLLRQIESALNWYNTRPAEIWSDQGVLWLSAGDAASKQKGSKSNWAVGTLDEARSRYADFTQSVRNLRNTAMSVVCSDCKRWLAPAVLQFRESLRSRGMIGFDDQLLLCRNMLRDSKIARDFFKSRFDHVHIDEFQDTDPVQAEILFYICESKLTHVTRWQDIELEPGKLFVVGDPKQSIYRFRGADVRIYNKVASEIEKEGNKLTITKNFRSFKGILSEVNEITRPLMSARNEYESDYVDLVPSDEASDDDRAVELLVPPATYDRLSQNAALAAKWEAAAIAEHINTLAQNTPGFCFSQVAILMRSGTHISRLQEALGARDIPFISFINEAYVGRVEIESVLTMLLAISNPQHTVAVIGALRSVWFALSDDQLFEHKLSGGSFVYTDNLPRTGPVGAALDSLLSWHRKSKHMSPSALIEELLAVTHTELIFGLKSEGTQRVQNIQTLVEYVRRFEQIGTPSLSSIVERISSMTKLVQNTELDAHDDERRAVQIMSLHKAKGLEFDHVYIFRYDESKQNDGDWTVLKNINDTGHEIGISANNGGYCTLNWETISGQEVLAHTAELNRLLYVGMTRARRKLILPLAWQRTSHKSSKPKIPEPLLARYPLDKDNLPCVDNTLAVRTSSNAVLLRDYRPLASRLKWNADVSDRGIAEYAEWQASLESRVNSLRPAFVRTEEEDTAVDWRQVRARKIGIYVHAVLEQIAKGRKLDHARTLVQRGSKLNPSELDEADRIIENVTASSLFTVDLPQAKTVITELPIVAVADGTPVSKFVDLIFETASGEWVLLDYKSDDIPAEAVGVRTEYHREQIDTYAALFEKLFGRSPARKHLYFLRPDVLVDLK